ATTTAATTAAAGGGTCATTGGCCTAGTGGTATTGTGACGGGCTCTGTAACCAAGAAGTTGAGGGTTCAAGACCTGCTGTGGATATATTTGTAAATTACTCCAAAAATTCGTGTAATGGGGGTGTGAGTTTGCCTTTCCCCCcccaaaaaaaagaaagaaaaatgacaAAAATGTAATATCAACGATTAGTGAACGCCAAAAACTAACCGGTAGAGCTTTCTCCCAACCAGCAGGTAATTCACCGTTCATAATAGCTTTCAGTTCTGTAGCATCTTTCTTGTACTTTTTCTCGTACTCTGTAAAATTCTTGTTCCATTCGGTTTCAACAGACGCTCCTTCTAATATGTGCCGATTCCAATGCCTGCACACAATTTAAATCCAGTAAGACTTCAATCTGTTTATACCATTTTTCTACATGGTATGGGAGCCTTTATTTCATATGACATTTGGGCATATTTTCATTTATTCTCACATCATAAATAGGATCTGATAAACAAAAACAAAAAGTATAATACTTTTTAACATCTGCAGGCACGTGAAAAGGCTCGTGGGCCCATCCAAGATTTTTCCTCGTAGCCTCGACTTCCTTAGCTCCCAACGCACTACCATGAGCACTGTATGAGTTGGCTTTGTTGGGTGATCCAAAACCAATCGTAGTCGATACCTGTATACATGAAACTTAAACAATATAAATCCCGAAATAGAAAGAACAGAAGATTTATATAAAGGGGCAAGATAGGGTGGTTGTCAAATGGATTAGGGTAACTGGTAAAACGGGTCAAATTTGAATGAACCATTAGAGAACTATTTTGTCAGACTGATAAATTAAAGCTTTAAATAAAGATACAATTCACGAAGGTGTGAATGCGTAAACATTTCACGTGACCTATAACCTATTTGACCCGTTAGGACAAAACATAACCCAAATGACCCATTCATGTAAATGAGTTGACATTGCCACCTCTATATTCACATACTAATAAAGTTTAACAGTATGtttgattaaaattaaaataccCTGATCAAAGATGGTCGATCATTAACAGATTTTGCTTCCTCAATCGCCTCACGGATTTCATCGTATCCCGAGTTACCGTTCTTGACCCAAATTACATGCCATCCCAATCCTTCGAATCTTTTGTCTACGTTCTCGGTGAACGCAATATTAGTGTCTCCGTCAATGGAGATTTTGTTGTCGTCGTAGAATGCTATTAACTTTTCAAGTCCCCAATGTGCAGCAAGCGAGCAAGCTTCATTCGATACTCCTTCCATTTGGCATCCATCACCAAGTATCACGTACCTATAGTTCAATATTAAGAATAGGTCGtgtcaaatttttatttttttaactagTCTTTAAGAgtttttagtgataataatgaaATTTTTGAGTAACTTGATTTTGGATGTCATGTTATAAGATGCACTTTCGTGTTACTTTTGACTTGTTTGTTTCATTGTTTTAACAATATACCCGTTTGACCCGGTAGAGAGAAAACATAAACCAACCCATTTGTAGATAAATGGGTCGAACAGCATGAATATAAAAACGTTAAGGCGTTTTACGTGTAATGATCGACGATCTCATGGCCTGGTTTGTTGTATCGGCTTGCAAGATGCTTCTCCACAAGTGCTAAACCGACAGCATTAGCGATACCTTGACCGAGGGGCCCTGCAAAAGTAAATGTAAAACTTTTTAAATAATTAGTCATTTAACTACAATAATAATCGAGAAATGATTTAGGATGGCATTTGAACTCATATATGAGTCGACTTTTGACCCGCTATAATCTTTTTAACTTGTTATATGACCCGTTACCTAAACTGCTGAAATTGCCACCTCTAGATTCGACCTAGTGCCTAACTTATTAATCTCAAGCCCACATCACATAATTCTCCTTCGTTTAGGAAGTAATCAGGAAAATGTCAATAACAAAAAGGTGAAAGAATTAAAAATGTAGATGATAGATAGTATCATACCAGTTGTAACTTCAATTCCTGGTGTCACAAAATTTTCAGGGTGTCCTGGTGTTTTGCTTCCCCATTGCCGGAAGTTTTTCAAGTCTTCTTCCTACATTCATTTTAACAATAAGTATGCTAAAAAAACTACATCTTCTAATTGAGCAAGAATAAATGCAACATATCAATTTAAAAGAGAACACAAGTGCAATATTTTATTTAAGAAAAAATAAACAAACTAATACAGTCAACACGAGCATTTCTTCGAACCCATAACCTATTAGCTCAACTGGGTCACTTCGATACCACTAAGTGACACATAATAATCATAATCCCTATAATTTTCCAAAAATCACATGATCTTTTATCTTAGAGCATTTCTTCTTGCAATACAAGGCCAACACtcgaattgatattgatattttgaTACTCCATCCTAGTCTGCAGTCAAAAAACACAGTTTCGTCACGTGTACTTTTTCTTTCTTTAAGAgttttaccccttactttttacTCTAATATGCAAATCTTTTGGGCATAAAGGAAATctaacttattattttttatctatttatgaaaGTAATCCAAAAGCAATACCGGACTATCAAGATGGGACaagaagtataataataataaaattacataaGGAATGAAATCAAGTAAATTGAATTAAGAAACTACCATcaaacaaattaattaataaaaggtAAATTAAATACGTAGTAATAAAAATAAGTAGTAATACCTTAACACTCTCATATCCAGCCAAATGAAGCAAAGCATAGTGCAACATGCAACCATGACCAGCCGACAACACAAACCGATCACGATTAAACCAATACGGATTCTTAGGGTTATAATTCATGACCTCATCAAATAATATATGACCCAACGGAGCACAACCCATGGGTAAACCCGGATGACCCGAATTCGCTTTCTCAACAGCATCAACCGCCAGAAATCTAATCGTGTTCACTGATTTTTCGACCAACGATGGTTGATTTTCAGTGACAGTTTTTGCAGATGCTGCTTTGATTGTGTAGGCACGTGACGATCTCGTGCGTATGGGAGGAGATGATAAGGCGGTGGAGATGAAAGTGAGGTGGTGATGATTGGATGTGTGTGTTTTGATGGAAAAATTGTTGGTTTTTGAGATGAGAAAAGATTGAGTGAGTGATGAagatgttgctgctgctgctgccgctgccattgatttttttttttaattttatttttatttttaccagaAAAAGAGAACTGAAAAATATGATCGGAACACTGAAATATTTATTCAAAGTTGAGTGTAGAAGAAGGAGGTGGTCAAAATCTTTAGTTATTTTATGAAATCGAGGAGATACGTGGTAGTTGCACGTGGATGCTGATTTATAGCTTTTTGTTCAATACTAGAGTAAGCGTAAGTTTGGCAAAACTATGTGTAAGCTGCAAGCGTTTAGCTACAAGCGTTTAGCTGTAAGCGTTTAGCTGAAAGTTGTGTGATGattcggaaattttcgaccaaatttaaacttaaatcttatttgatttcgacacaataagcaaagtctgtaatgttgagtctcaaaaaaaaaaatttgatctgttttatatattcaattgaccttcgataatttccaacgattcacgaacaactatttgtaaatagatacatatatatacatgaatatgaattaaatataaaatttatttatttaaaaatatatatttaatatatttatttatataataaaacctgatattaaaatgtatttatatatacatatagtatattgaacataaatgattttgagcttaaatagtaaatgattgtaatactcgatgggcatttcgctagtgttcatatagatctaataggagtgtatgaaaatttaaaataaaagttagcctgaaaatagattacgaagattataggttcgacgaaaatatttttacctttttagtttaaatcttAATACTCCgcacatattaattggaacagaaaaggaataattaacgaacctttttgatcaggtttcaaacagttaatgactgaaataaataaatggatttaatttaaaattttggaacttttggaacacttttatattttaactgtttagcaagtgACATGATATAATATCCATGATAAACCGTCTGtagattaaaaacaaaaaaattgaaGGCTGCTAAGATGTAATCACACGTTTCGTTAATCTATGATTTATTTGAGATAGatatctattattatattattttattactcCGTGATTTAATGAAATTCAACAAGAGTAATGTAcatgttttcttttcttttcttttaaccatCACCAATCCAGTCTCTCTATATACATATGCATACTGGAAGAATTAAAAACAACCACATAATTTACAAACCACTTCTTCTACCTTATGCTTCTTCTTCTTGATTACTCAACCCAACCAAGACCATCATCCATCATCCATCATCAACCAATACGGTTTCTATAGTAAATCGAAGCAACCATCAACCTTCCACCACCACTTTAAAACCGCCACTAAgaccatcaccatcaccttcaCCCTAGCTTATCATCTCTAAAGAACTGAAATTACTCGAACAATCGAACACTGGTTTTTGTTGCAGCCTCTGTCGTTGCTCGATCAGATCCAACCAAATTAACACCAATCAACAACTAATGTCAAAACCCATTAAGGTAACTACCACCACTCGATCCTACTTCTGTATTACCTGTTTCATTCTTCTATTTCAAACCAGctattttctgtttctgtttcggaTATACAACCACCATGAACTACCAACCGACACCTTCATCTTTCTttgttctctctctctctctctctctctatctctctctctctctctctctctctctcttgcaaATCCAAAGAACCACCTGCGTTATTTTCTGGTTTCTTTCTTATTGTTGAGCATAAATCACTTTCCTCCTTAAACCACCATATTGAGCGTCTCTTAAATCTATTATTTGTTTGTTGCCTTTTTATATGGAACCAAGACCAAAACACCACATTAAATCACCACGACAATCACAACCCACACACCACAAAACCACCTTGAAACCACCACTCCAAAACCCGTTACAAACTGCAGCTTTTGATCTTCTGTTTATATGAGACCATCGTAAACCACCAACCTGCAAAACCACCCTTTTCCATTATAAGCCACCCTCCTCACTCCCATCACGAACAACCCACTTCTGTTTTTTTATTTCAATCGAACCCAAGACAACAACGTCGAACCCATGTCGATGCTGCTACTGCACCTGCTTGTTTTGTTGCTGCTATATGAAATTTTCCGAACCAGACTGATGCACGATGGTTTTTGTACAACTACAACTATTACATTTTGTTCATGTGCGAGTTTCTTTTGGTTAATATTCATAAACCGACACCCATTAACCAAATACACCACCTTTTGTCTCCCACTTAATTGTGAAGCATGGATTGAATAATAAAACGTTGTGAGTTGGTTTAATAAAGTAATACAAGTGGAAAAATTCATTGCCAACATTTATAACCCCACTTGATTTATAAAGATAAAAGAAATCGATTAGGTGACTGCTCACTTGTTTCCAATCCTATACGTTTGAATAAATCCAAACTCACAAGATTCATTGGGCCAAATTCCTTTAGTTTAGGTATTGGGCCGTATGGTTTTTATTGGACCGTGACCCAGCTTTAATTTTCTGTTCGGCTCAATGTAAACATGGGCCACGACTTGCAGACTCATgggtttctgtttttctggttcgATGTAAACTCAAAcatacacttgtttcaaaatttggatgataataattagattaagGTTATGATAAACGCGAGATTAGTTAGTGATGATGTGAATAAAAGAGAATGGTTATAAAGAATGATAATCAAAAGGATGACGAGTAAATAATGATTATGATGTTGTGATGATGATGTACATACACGATCAtgtttataatgatgatgatagatggatACAAGTATCATGATTATGAGATCATGATAATAACGATGATTAAGTTAGACGAtgatggagtaatggttaaggatgttatcgggttagcgggatgtcgcgagttcaaacccggacttgggcattttttttgttaagggctactcctttgaggtagttattactaatactcttattattattattattattattatttcattattactatttttgttacaattattattatttattaatgattgttattaagtaattattattattaccaatattagaaataagactattagtataattaatattattatcattataattattactaaaatatatgttattattattaatatgagtattagtattatgattatcataagtattattattgtgacCCTTATTACTAAaagtgtcattattattaataatattattagaattatcatttaacattaatattggtattattattaaaatttctattacaaacatcatttttattaaaagtaccattattatttaaaatattatttctatgaaaactaacatttttatcttatcattattatcatttttattaaaattattatttttactaacattacctttattattagtattaattattatcaaaactattaatatcaatatcattactaaatctacttatttttagtattattattattatcataaaaaaattcaaattgttatgtattattagtaatattattttatcaaataaatagctatataagaatataattgatacatatcacataacaacattaatattttcataatagatactaattatttatccaaagtatataaaataaatatagttaatatagctATTAAttaaacatacaagttactaaaataacaaatgataataatatctaaacttgttcaatttcgattatatattttaatatatataattgatataggttcgtgaactgcattgttcagtgtcatcatatgtatttttactacaaaatacagtattgtgagtttcatttgctccctttttaaatgcttttgcaatatatatttttgtgactgagaatacatgcgcttttataaatattttacgaaatagacacaaataatagaaactacattatatggttgaatggatcgaagccgaatatgccccttttagcctggtaatctaagaattagggaacatcactaattttgagaattagtgcacccctaattgacgcgaattctaaagatagatctatcgggcccaacaagccccattctggaatttgaaatgctttagtactttgaaattatcatgttcgatgggtgtcccggaatgatggggatattctatatgcatcttattaatgtcggttaccaggtgttcaccatatgaatgaatttttatctctatgcagtttgcgaaatgcctgatatgagaatgatgtttatgaaaatatgaaatcttgtggtctattaaaatgatggaaatgaatgtttatgataaactaatgaactcaccaaccttttggttgacgcttgaaagcatgtttattctttcgctgtgcatttgctcattttaaagatattacttggagtcattcatggcatatttcaaaagacgttgcattcgagtcattgagttcatcaagattgataataagtcattcatagtttggatatattatgaggtagcatgcatacctgtcaactttcgttgaaatgaaagattgtattttaaaaacgaatgtcatgtttgtaaaatgtatcatatagaggtcgagtacctcgcaatgtaaccaaatgtaatgtattcgtccagatggattaggacgggtcgttagaagtTGTTAGCGAAagttttttaaatatatttaattgttTGGTAAAGTAGTTGAAGctgttataaaataaataaattgacAAAAAAGGACACTAGAAAAAAAAATACTTAAAACATAGTCATTATCAAATaactgaaaacatatatatttaatatatatgtttaacaacaacaaaaaaactcAATCCCGTGAATGCGAGGTATGAGAgaagtgagatgtagacaatcctttctctaccatataattaatatttaataattaaatattactataataatatttatatttattttatatatattaataaaaaaagtGAGTCTATTGATATCCCTCAATTATATTGGATAAACATTAAAATGTGGGGACCATTCAGGATAGATTACTACGTAATATATGGGTATTGAAGGAATTTAAGACCAAAAAGCTCTACTTGAATCTCAAACGTTACTCCAAGTAGCGTTACAAATAGAAGCTTTTTCTTTCTACAAAAAGCTTTAAGCTTATACAACCAAACAAAGCTTTTTATTATGATAAGAGCTTTTTCTTAAAATCTAAAAGCTAAAAGCTTCAAAAATCTCCTAAAAGCTCCTTGCCAAACATGCCCTGAAATTATTTGAATACCTATTAAACTTTTGAAGTTTTCAAACGACAATAAGAAATTCAGACACGCAATATCTGTTTGTACATTCCAAGTAACCGCTCACTTTCTAGAAATAACTACCTTTAACACACCTAATGTACTACTCTTTTTTGCATAATGTATTTCTTAAAGACAACCCTTAGGGCTGTCATTAGAAATTTTCCAAACTTCTACCAAATTTCTATTATATGTATACGAGAAAGGGTTCTGTATTTGACTAAATCAATTAATTGATGATTTACTTTAGTTCATGCTAACCGTTGTGCGCTATTTTGCAGTGATGAATGCTCATGAAATTCTTTTGGACGGCAATTTTAAATGCTATACCATCAAGAAGGAAGCTATTGACCAAGATGCTATCATGAGGGATGCTGATGCAACGATAAACGAGGAGGTAGCAGATGAGGCTACATCGAAGCGCCGCTCCTCTGTGCGCCTCAACCCTCCAATCAAGAAGAGTAAAGCTGCGAGTTCTTCTGAaggtaaaatataacttaatttatttTTCTAAAGTTAATATCTTACATTTTTCATGCCTGATTGTGGAATTTTCTTGCCAGTTGTGCATATCGACGAAGATGTGGAGCCCACCGTTTCTGCCACTGCTCCATCTGTTGCCCATGCCCCCTGTGCCTTCAACCGCTAATGTTCAACTAATCACCTCAGTTCCCCTTGCCATGATTGCACCTTCTTCTTCCAACTCCTACTGCCGGCCGTGCTACCGCCACCCCTTCCGCCCGAGCGCCGATCTTAAATGACAATCCATACGTGCCAATTCAAGTGGACAACTTGGCTTCTATTTTAAATGTGTCCAAGCGCGACGCGCTTGAGCAAAATCTGTATATGCAGGGGTGCGCTCCCGCCGTCATAAGGAAAGAGTTGGAGAAGATGACGCCGAACCAGAAATTGAACTTTGACACGTTGCTGTCGTTTTAAACATGGGCAAGGGACTGCGATAGGTTGAGCACCGAGCGAACTCATCGCGTGGATCTTCACATGTCTGGGCAGCTGTAGAAGAGGGTGCAACTTCTTGAAACGCGGGTTAAAGTGGCCAATGGCGCGCTGAAAATAGTTGAGGCCACTATTGAGTCTTTGAAAAAGGAGAAAGTTGATATGTTGACTTTGCaggttgattatgaagaggaaaacaGGGTTCTAAGGGAGGAGCTTGCTGTTGCAACCTCCAATGTTGACTTGCTAACTTTTGAGAGAAACAATCTTACTACCCGGGTTACTGAAGTGTATGCGAGCTGTGACGTCATTCGACAGACTTATGCAGATCTACGTGCAGCACTTCCAACCATTGCCACTCATGCGCTAGGCGCCTCCATTGTTACAGAGCTTTATTCACAAGCTCTCAAGGCGACCAAGGCGCTTGAACGGGTGCGGTTTTGAGATCTGATCTCAAAAAACATTTAGATACCTATTGTTATTCCCCAAATCATCACCGATCAACTTGAAGAAGACGCTTACGAGAAGGTTCTTGAGTCCAGCAAAGTGCTGGAGATCATTTCAGTCCAAACCCTTGTGGATGCCGCTGCTGATCCTACTGTTTCGGTGCATGATCTTTTGTTAATGAAGTTTTGAGCTTGCGGGCTGCTGCCCGCCGTAGGGGGTTATAGGGTGTGCTCTGTATGGCACCCTGTAACATTTTTTGCTGAGAGCGTGGGGGTCTTGGGTGCGCCATAAGCTTACATTGCTTTTGACCCCATGCGCTCAATGCCCTTGGGGGTGCACCTGTTATTAGCGTGCTTCGTGAGGCGCTTTTAACATTATGGGTGTGCCCCCTAAACTTAGTTTAGTTTTTTATTTTCTGTCTTCATGGGGAAATACGCCTGATCGCT
This genomic window from Rutidosis leptorrhynchoides isolate AG116_Rl617_1_P2 chromosome 2, CSIRO_AGI_Rlap_v1, whole genome shotgun sequence contains:
- the LOC139893425 gene encoding transketolase, chloroplastic-like; translation: MAAAAAAATSSSLTQSFLISKTNNFSIKTHTSNHHHLTFISTALSSPPIRTRSSRAYTIKAASAKTVTENQPSLVEKSVNTIRFLAVDAVEKANSGHPGLPMGCAPLGHILFDEVMNYNPKNPYWFNRDRFVLSAGHGCMLHYALLHLAGYESVKEEDLKNFRQWGSKTPGHPENFVTPGIEVTTGPLGQGIANAVGLALVEKHLASRYNKPGHEIVDHYTYVILGDGCQMEGVSNEACSLAAHWGLEKLIAFYDDNKISIDGDTNIAFTENVDKRFEGLGWHVIWVKNGNSGYDEIREAIEEAKSVNDRPSLIRVSTTIGFGSPNKANSYSAHGSALGAKEVEATRKNLGWAHEPFHVPADVKKHWNRHILEGASVETEWNKNFTEYEKKYKKDATELKAIMNGELPAGWEKALPTYTPEIPGDATRNLSQQCLNNLAKVLPGLIGGSADLASSNMTLLKMYGDFQKNTPAERNVRFGVREHGMGAICNGIAHHTEGLIPYCATFFVFTDYMRAAIRLAALSESRVIFVMTHDSIGLGEDGPTHQPVEHIASFRAMPNILMLRPADGNETAGAYRIAILNTKRPSVLALSRQKLPNLQGTSIEQVEKGGYILSDNSSNNKPDVILIGTGSELELAVKAGDHLRKEGKAVRVVSFVSWELFDEQSDEYKQSVLPSSVSARVSIEAGSTFGWEKIVGTKGKAIGIDRFGASAPAGRIYKEYGITVEAVIEAANKVC